A single Gasterosteus aculeatus chromosome 2, fGasAcu3.hap1.1, whole genome shotgun sequence DNA region contains:
- the myt1a gene encoding myelin transcription factor 1 isoform X3 — protein MSQDTAETRTRTRSKGSRVSSDLVGQETKQELNSSCPTPGCDGKGHVSGRYSRHRSILGCPIVKKRKLEEAEAEENQSAPKRRNQPATEAGDEGFNADSDAAEEEEVQKEEEDDYNLKEKKKNKTKGSPESTQTDAVDCSLETTEDIVGPPAEVGDNESFTLETENETVTETTTEEVKPATDSEQHQQNETEEEQEEEGQLLIKDQSSELPEEARGLAGTKEEEEEEVDEEKEAVEQQKRQEGIVQEKVTERHMMSQENSDHQYSSGDYNHQAKESAKDQSVREEPEEDENEDKEDEEEEEEEVGEEEEREVHQEIHSPSTLSPQTQGSEAEMSLREEKICTPMIEEEDDEDEREEEEEEGLGKDVEEVVEEEEEDRDSSKASPTTVVIEVRSEEEDDQDDEEEEEEEEEDDDVDEDEDEEEEYEGEEQDRVSEGSGITDDSENWDMTRGNLGLLEQAIALKAEEVKGGQEAGSSPDYQPYSTSSKGSEPASLARRTAHYSKEKKEVKCPTPGCDGTGHVTGLYPHHRSLSGCPHKDRIPPEILAMHENVLKCPTPGCTGQGHVNSNRNTHRSLSGCPIAAATKLNKGQDKQVILQASPSEPSSNSDRVLRPMCFVKQLEIPQYGSYRPNTVTTTPRANLAKELEKYSKVSFDYASFDVQVFGKRMLIPKTPSSAETSPKAFKSKSFPKASSPSHSVSGGFSMSASSSSSYDYSQDAEAAHMAATAILNLSTRCWERPETISTKPREPCSKESDIEVDENGTLDLSMKKTKREGAQPPEPSSSSSSSSQHIGATLSQSHTQPEWEGPLDFTKSSGVKEEDHEEVEYTAPSYTSSDGEEGDQENLEERKYPGEVTTGSFKVKFPPKESKKEILICPTPGCDGSGHITGNYASHRSLSGCPLADKSLRTLMAAHTAELKCPTPGCDGSGHITGNYASHRSLSGCPRAKKGGVKSTPTKDDKEDSELLRCPVPGCDSLGHISGKYATHRSAYGCPLAARRQKEGLLNGTPFSWKAFKTEGPTCPTPGCDGSGHANGSFLTHRSLSGCPRATANKKRAKFPGDEYITAKFRASDVLDNDEDIKQLNKEINELSESNSEMEADMMNLHTQISSMENNLKSMEEENKHIEERNEALFLELSGLSQALIRSLTNIRLPALEPPSEQNFDSYVDTLTHMFTNKDCYQNPENRALLESINQAVKGIEV, from the exons GAAGCAGGAGATGAAGGCTTCAATGCTGACAGTGACGCcgcagaagaggaggaagtacagaaggaggaagaagacgactACAAtctcaaagagaagaagaaaaacaaaacaaagggcaGCCCAGAGTCAACACAAA CAGATGCTGTGGACTGCTCACTTGAGACAACAGAGGACATAGTGGGTCCTCCGGCTGAAGTTGGAGACAACGAAAGCTTCACTTTGGAGACCGAGAACGAAACAGTAACAGAGACAACTACCGAGGAAGTGAAGCCGGCGACAGACAGCGAGCAGCATCAGCAGAATgaaacagaggaggagcaggaagaggaaggccAGCTGCTGATCAAGGACCAGTCATCAGAGCTACCTGAAGAAGCAAGAGGACTTGCAGGgacaaaagaagaggaggaagaggaagtagaTGAAGAAAAGGAAGCGGTTGAGCAGCAGAAAAGGCAAGAGGGTATCGTACAAGAAAAAGTGACAGAAAGACATATGATGAGTCAGGAAAACTCTGATCACCAGTACTCCAGTGGGGATTATAACCACCAGGCCAAAGAATCAGCAAAGGACCAGAGTGTGAGGGAGGAACCGGAGGAGGACGAAAATGAGGacaaagaggacgaggaggaggaggaggaggaggtgggagaggaagaggagagggaggtccACCAAGAGATTCACAGTCCTTCCACATTGAGTCCACAAACTCAGGGATCTGAGGCTGAGATGTCACTCAGGGAAGAAAAAATCTGCACTCCTATgattgaggaggaggacgatgaagatgaaagagaggaagaggaggaggaggggctggggaaggacgtagaggaggtggtggaggaggaagaggaggaccgaGACTCTAGCAAAGCCTCTCCGACAACAGTGGTTATAGAAGTCcgctcagaggaggaggatgaccaggacgatgaagaggaggaagaggaagaggaagaggacgatgacgtggacgaggacgaggacgaggaggaggagtatgAAGGAGAGGAGCAGGATCGTGTCTCAGAGGGCTCAGGAATCACAGACGACTCAGAGAACTGGGATATGACTCGAGGGAACCTGGGGCTGCTGGAGCAGGCCATCGCCCTGAaggcggaggaggtgaaggggggGCAGGAGGCCGGGAGCTCCCCGGACTACCAACCATACAGCACTTCCAGCAAGGGCTCCGAGCCTGCTTCTCTAGCCCGCCGCACTGCTCACTACAGCAAAG agaagaaggaggtgaaGTGTCCAACCCCAGGGTGTGACGGGACAGGTCATGTGACTGGGCTGTACCCTCACCATCGCAGTCTATCTGGATGTCCACACAAAGACCGAATCCCTCCGGAAA TCCTGGCCATGCATGAGAACGTCTTGAAGTGTCCGACTCCTGGGTGCACAGGCCAAGGCCATGTCAACAGTAACCGCAACACACACCGCAG TCTGTCCGGCTGTCCCATCGCAGCAGCAACTAAGCTGAACAAGGGCCAAGACAAACAGGTTATTTTACAGGCTTCCCCCAGCGAACCCTCTTCCAACTCTGACAGAGTGCTCAG GCCCATGTGTTTTGTGAAACAGCTGGAGATCCCTCAGTACGGCAGCTACAGGCCCAACACAGTGACCACCACGCCGAGAGCTAACCTAGCCAAGGAGCTGGAGAAATACTCCAAGGTGTCTTTTGACTATGCAAGCTTTGATGTCCAGGTGTTTGGAAAGCGTATGCTCATTCCAAAGACACCCAGCAGCGCTGAAACATCACCCAAAGCCTTCAAAT CTAAATCATTCCCTAAGGCCTCCTCCCCCAGTCACAGTGTGTCAGGAGGCTTTTCTATGAGCGCCTCGTCCTCCAGTAGTTATGACTACAGCCAAGATGCTGAGGCAGCCCACATGGCAGCAACAGCCATCCTTAACCTGTCCACCCGCTGCTgggagagaccagagaccatCAGCACCAAGCCCAGGGAACCGTGCTCCAAG GAGTCGGACATTGAAGTGGATGAAAACGGCACCTTGGACCTCAGCATGAAGAAGACCAAGAGGGAGGGCGCGCAACCTCCAGagccttcgtcctcctcctcgtcatcctctCAACACATCGGAGCCACCCTGTCTCAGAGCCACACTCAGCCTGAGTGGGAGGGGCCGCTGGACTTCACCAAGTCCAGTGGAGTCAAAGAGGAAGACCATGAAGAG GTGGAATATACAGCTCCCTCATACACCTCCTCTGATGGTGAGGAAGgggaccaggagaatctggaggAAAGGAAGTACCCGGGTGAGGTCACCACCGGTAGCTTCAAGGTCAAGTTTCCGCCCAAAGAAAGCAAAAAGGAGATTCTTAT ATGTCCCACCCCAGGCTGTGATGGCAGTGGACACATTACTGGCAACTACGCATCACACCGAAG TCTGTCAGGCTGTCCTCTTGCTGATAAATCACTTCGGACCCTCATGGCTGCCCACACAGCTGAACTAAA gtgtCCTACTCCAGGTTGTGATGGATCAGGCCACATCACAGGAAACTACGCCTCACACAGAAG TCTGTCCGGATGCCCTAGAGCCAAGAAAGGAGGGGTCAAATCAACCCCCACCAAGGACGACAAGGAAGACTCGGAGCTCTTGAG GTGTCCGGTTCCCGGCTGTGACAGTCTGGGCCACATCAGCGGGAAATACGCCACCCACCGCAGTGCCTACGGCTGCCCGCTGGCAGCCCGCCGGCAGAAGGAGGGTCTCCTGAACGGCACCCCCTTCTCCTGGAAGGCCTTCAAGACCGAGGGCCCAACTTGCCCGACGCCAGGCTGCGACGGCTCGGGCCACGCCAACGGCAGTTTCCTGACGCACCGCAG TCTCTCAGGTTGTCCCAGAGCGACAGCCAACAAGAAGAGAGCCAAATTTCCTGGAGACGAGTACATCACTGCAAAGTTCAGAGCCAGCGATG TTCTGGACAACGATGAGGACATCAAGCAGCTGAACAAGGAGATCAATGAGCTGAGCGAGTCCAACTCAGAGATGGAGGCGGACATGATGAATCTGCACACTCAG ATCTCTTCGATGGAGAATAACCTGAagagcatggaggaggagaacaaacatATCGAGGAGAGGAATGAGGCCTTATTCCTGGAGCTATCCGGCCTGAGTCAGGCCTTGATCCGCAGCTTGACCAACATCCGCCTGCCCGCCCTG gAGCCACCGTCAGAGCAGAACTTTGACAGCTATGTGGACACCCTGACTCACATGTTTACCAACAAAGACTGCTACCAGAACCCGGAGAACCGGGCTCTGCTCGAGTCCATCAACCAGGCGGTGAAGGGCATCGAGGTGtga
- the myt1a gene encoding myelin transcription factor 1 isoform X1 produces MSQDTAETRTRTRSKGSRVSSDLVGQETKQELNSSCPTPGCDGKGHVSGRYSRHRSILGCPIVKKRKLEEAEAEENQSAPKRRNQPATEAGDEGFNADSDAAEEEEVQKEEEDDYNLKEKKKNKTKGSPESTQTDAVDCSLETTEDIVGPPAEVGDNESFTLETENETVTETTTEEVKPATDSEQHQQNETEEEQEEEGQLLIKDQSSELPEEARGLAGTKEEEEEEVDEEKEAVEQQKRQEGIVQEKVTERHMMSQENSDHQYSSGDYNHQAKESAKDQSVREEPEEDENEDKEDEEEEEEEVGEEEEREVHQEIHSPSTLSPQTQGSEAEMSLREEKICTPMIEEEDDEDEREEEEEEGLGKDVEEVVEEEEEDRDSSKASPTTVVIEVRSEEEDDQDDEEEEEEEEEDDDVDEDEDEEEEYEGEEQDRVSEGSGITDDSENWDMTRGNLGLLEQAIALKAEEVKGGQEAGSSPDYQPYSTSSKGSEPASLARRTAHYSKEKKEVKCPTPGCDGTGHVTGLYPHHRSLSGCPHKDRIPPEILAMHENVLKCPTPGCTGQGHVNSNRNTHRSLSGCPIAAATKLNKGQDKQVILQASPSEPSSNSDRVLRPMCFVKQLEIPQYGSYRPNTVTTTPRANLAKELEKYSKVSFDYASFDVQVFGKRMLIPKTPSSAETSPKAFKSKSFPKASSPSHSVSGGFSMSASSSSSYDYSQDAEAAHMAATAILNLSTRCWERPETISTKPREPCSKESDIEVDENGTLDLSMKKTKREGAQPPEPSSSSSSSSQHIGATLSQSHTQPEWEGPLDFTKSSGVKEEDHEEVEYTAPSYTSSDGEEGDQENLEERKYPGEVTTGSFKVKFPPKESKKEILICPTPGCDGSGHITGNYASHRSLSGCPLADKSLRTLMAAHTAELKCPTPGCDGSGHITGNYASHRSLSGCPRAKKGGVKSTPTKDDKEDSELLRCPVPGCDSLGHISGKYATHRSAYGCPLAARRQKEGLLNGTPFSWKAFKTEGPTCPTPGCDGSGHANGSFLTHRSLSGCPRATANKKRAKFPGDEYITAKFRASDVLDNDEDIKQLNKEINELSESNSEMEADMMNLHTQISSMENNLKSMEEENKHIEERNEALFLELSGLSQALIRSLTNIRLPALQEPPSEQNFDSYVDTLTHMFTNKDCYQNPENRALLESINQAVKGIEV; encoded by the exons GAAGCAGGAGATGAAGGCTTCAATGCTGACAGTGACGCcgcagaagaggaggaagtacagaaggaggaagaagacgactACAAtctcaaagagaagaagaaaaacaaaacaaagggcaGCCCAGAGTCAACACAAA CAGATGCTGTGGACTGCTCACTTGAGACAACAGAGGACATAGTGGGTCCTCCGGCTGAAGTTGGAGACAACGAAAGCTTCACTTTGGAGACCGAGAACGAAACAGTAACAGAGACAACTACCGAGGAAGTGAAGCCGGCGACAGACAGCGAGCAGCATCAGCAGAATgaaacagaggaggagcaggaagaggaaggccAGCTGCTGATCAAGGACCAGTCATCAGAGCTACCTGAAGAAGCAAGAGGACTTGCAGGgacaaaagaagaggaggaagaggaagtagaTGAAGAAAAGGAAGCGGTTGAGCAGCAGAAAAGGCAAGAGGGTATCGTACAAGAAAAAGTGACAGAAAGACATATGATGAGTCAGGAAAACTCTGATCACCAGTACTCCAGTGGGGATTATAACCACCAGGCCAAAGAATCAGCAAAGGACCAGAGTGTGAGGGAGGAACCGGAGGAGGACGAAAATGAGGacaaagaggacgaggaggaggaggaggaggaggtgggagaggaagaggagagggaggtccACCAAGAGATTCACAGTCCTTCCACATTGAGTCCACAAACTCAGGGATCTGAGGCTGAGATGTCACTCAGGGAAGAAAAAATCTGCACTCCTATgattgaggaggaggacgatgaagatgaaagagaggaagaggaggaggaggggctggggaaggacgtagaggaggtggtggaggaggaagaggaggaccgaGACTCTAGCAAAGCCTCTCCGACAACAGTGGTTATAGAAGTCcgctcagaggaggaggatgaccaggacgatgaagaggaggaagaggaagaggaagaggacgatgacgtggacgaggacgaggacgaggaggaggagtatgAAGGAGAGGAGCAGGATCGTGTCTCAGAGGGCTCAGGAATCACAGACGACTCAGAGAACTGGGATATGACTCGAGGGAACCTGGGGCTGCTGGAGCAGGCCATCGCCCTGAaggcggaggaggtgaaggggggGCAGGAGGCCGGGAGCTCCCCGGACTACCAACCATACAGCACTTCCAGCAAGGGCTCCGAGCCTGCTTCTCTAGCCCGCCGCACTGCTCACTACAGCAAAG agaagaaggaggtgaaGTGTCCAACCCCAGGGTGTGACGGGACAGGTCATGTGACTGGGCTGTACCCTCACCATCGCAGTCTATCTGGATGTCCACACAAAGACCGAATCCCTCCGGAAA TCCTGGCCATGCATGAGAACGTCTTGAAGTGTCCGACTCCTGGGTGCACAGGCCAAGGCCATGTCAACAGTAACCGCAACACACACCGCAG TCTGTCCGGCTGTCCCATCGCAGCAGCAACTAAGCTGAACAAGGGCCAAGACAAACAGGTTATTTTACAGGCTTCCCCCAGCGAACCCTCTTCCAACTCTGACAGAGTGCTCAG GCCCATGTGTTTTGTGAAACAGCTGGAGATCCCTCAGTACGGCAGCTACAGGCCCAACACAGTGACCACCACGCCGAGAGCTAACCTAGCCAAGGAGCTGGAGAAATACTCCAAGGTGTCTTTTGACTATGCAAGCTTTGATGTCCAGGTGTTTGGAAAGCGTATGCTCATTCCAAAGACACCCAGCAGCGCTGAAACATCACCCAAAGCCTTCAAAT CTAAATCATTCCCTAAGGCCTCCTCCCCCAGTCACAGTGTGTCAGGAGGCTTTTCTATGAGCGCCTCGTCCTCCAGTAGTTATGACTACAGCCAAGATGCTGAGGCAGCCCACATGGCAGCAACAGCCATCCTTAACCTGTCCACCCGCTGCTgggagagaccagagaccatCAGCACCAAGCCCAGGGAACCGTGCTCCAAG GAGTCGGACATTGAAGTGGATGAAAACGGCACCTTGGACCTCAGCATGAAGAAGACCAAGAGGGAGGGCGCGCAACCTCCAGagccttcgtcctcctcctcgtcatcctctCAACACATCGGAGCCACCCTGTCTCAGAGCCACACTCAGCCTGAGTGGGAGGGGCCGCTGGACTTCACCAAGTCCAGTGGAGTCAAAGAGGAAGACCATGAAGAG GTGGAATATACAGCTCCCTCATACACCTCCTCTGATGGTGAGGAAGgggaccaggagaatctggaggAAAGGAAGTACCCGGGTGAGGTCACCACCGGTAGCTTCAAGGTCAAGTTTCCGCCCAAAGAAAGCAAAAAGGAGATTCTTAT ATGTCCCACCCCAGGCTGTGATGGCAGTGGACACATTACTGGCAACTACGCATCACACCGAAG TCTGTCAGGCTGTCCTCTTGCTGATAAATCACTTCGGACCCTCATGGCTGCCCACACAGCTGAACTAAA gtgtCCTACTCCAGGTTGTGATGGATCAGGCCACATCACAGGAAACTACGCCTCACACAGAAG TCTGTCCGGATGCCCTAGAGCCAAGAAAGGAGGGGTCAAATCAACCCCCACCAAGGACGACAAGGAAGACTCGGAGCTCTTGAG GTGTCCGGTTCCCGGCTGTGACAGTCTGGGCCACATCAGCGGGAAATACGCCACCCACCGCAGTGCCTACGGCTGCCCGCTGGCAGCCCGCCGGCAGAAGGAGGGTCTCCTGAACGGCACCCCCTTCTCCTGGAAGGCCTTCAAGACCGAGGGCCCAACTTGCCCGACGCCAGGCTGCGACGGCTCGGGCCACGCCAACGGCAGTTTCCTGACGCACCGCAG TCTCTCAGGTTGTCCCAGAGCGACAGCCAACAAGAAGAGAGCCAAATTTCCTGGAGACGAGTACATCACTGCAAAGTTCAGAGCCAGCGATG TTCTGGACAACGATGAGGACATCAAGCAGCTGAACAAGGAGATCAATGAGCTGAGCGAGTCCAACTCAGAGATGGAGGCGGACATGATGAATCTGCACACTCAG ATCTCTTCGATGGAGAATAACCTGAagagcatggaggaggagaacaaacatATCGAGGAGAGGAATGAGGCCTTATTCCTGGAGCTATCCGGCCTGAGTCAGGCCTTGATCCGCAGCTTGACCAACATCCGCCTGCCCGCCCTG caggAGCCACCGTCAGAGCAGAACTTTGACAGCTATGTGGACACCCTGACTCACATGTTTACCAACAAAGACTGCTACCAGAACCCGGAGAACCGGGCTCTGCTCGAGTCCATCAACCAGGCGGTGAAGGGCATCGAGGTGtga
- the myt1a gene encoding myelin transcription factor 1 isoform X7, whose product MSQDTAETRTRTRSKGSRVSSDLVGQETKQELNSSCPTPGCDGKGHVSGRYSRHRSILGCPIVKKRKLEEAEAEENQSAPKRRNQPATEAGDEGFNADSDAAEEEEVQKEEEDDYNLKEKKKNKTKGSPESTQTDAVDCSLETTEDIVGPPAEVGDNESFTLETENETVTETTTEEVKPATDSEQHQQNETEEEQEEEGQLLIKDQSSELPEEARGLAGTKEEEEEEVDEEKEAVEQQKRQEGIVQEKVTERHMMSQENSDHQYSSGDYNHQAKESAKDQSVREEPEEDENEDKEDEEEEEEEVGEEEEREVHQEIHSPSTLSPQTQGSEAEMSLREEKICTPMIEEEDDEDEREEEEEEGLGKDVEEVVEEEEEDRDSSKASPTTVVIEVRSEEEDDQDDEEEEEEEEEDDDVDEDEDEEEEYEGEEQDRVSEGSGITDDSENWDMTRGNLGLLEQAIALKAEEVKGGQEAGSSPDYQPYSTSSKGSEPASLARRTAHYSKEKKEVKCPTPGCDGTGHVTGLYPHHRSLSGCPHKDRIPPEILAMHENVLKCPTPGCTGQGHVNSNRNTHRSLSGCPIAAATKLNKGQDKQVILQASPSEPSSNSDRVLRPMCFVKQLEIPQYGSYRPNTVTTTPRANLAKELEKYSKVSFDYASFDVQVFGKRMLIPKTPSSAETSPKAFKSKSFPKASSPSHSVSGGFSMSASSSSSYDYSQDAEAAHMAATAILNLSTRCWERPETISTKPREPCSKESDIEVDENGTLDLSMKKTKREGAQPPEPSSSSSSSSQHIGATLSQSHTQPEWEGPLDFTKSSGVKEEDHEEVEYTAPSYTSSDGEEGDQENLEERKYPGEVTTGSFKVKFPPKESKKEILICPTPGCDGSGHITGNYASHRRCPTPGCDGSGHITGNYASHRSLSGCPRAKKGGVKSTPTKDDKEDSELLRCPVPGCDSLGHISGKYATHRSAYGCPLAARRQKEGLLNGTPFSWKAFKTEGPTCPTPGCDGSGHANGSFLTHRSLSGCPRATANKKRAKFPGDEYITAKFRASDVLDNDEDIKQLNKEINELSESNSEMEADMMNLHTQISSMENNLKSMEEENKHIEERNEALFLELSGLSQALIRSLTNIRLPALEPPSEQNFDSYVDTLTHMFTNKDCYQNPENRALLESINQAVKGIEV is encoded by the exons GAAGCAGGAGATGAAGGCTTCAATGCTGACAGTGACGCcgcagaagaggaggaagtacagaaggaggaagaagacgactACAAtctcaaagagaagaagaaaaacaaaacaaagggcaGCCCAGAGTCAACACAAA CAGATGCTGTGGACTGCTCACTTGAGACAACAGAGGACATAGTGGGTCCTCCGGCTGAAGTTGGAGACAACGAAAGCTTCACTTTGGAGACCGAGAACGAAACAGTAACAGAGACAACTACCGAGGAAGTGAAGCCGGCGACAGACAGCGAGCAGCATCAGCAGAATgaaacagaggaggagcaggaagaggaaggccAGCTGCTGATCAAGGACCAGTCATCAGAGCTACCTGAAGAAGCAAGAGGACTTGCAGGgacaaaagaagaggaggaagaggaagtagaTGAAGAAAAGGAAGCGGTTGAGCAGCAGAAAAGGCAAGAGGGTATCGTACAAGAAAAAGTGACAGAAAGACATATGATGAGTCAGGAAAACTCTGATCACCAGTACTCCAGTGGGGATTATAACCACCAGGCCAAAGAATCAGCAAAGGACCAGAGTGTGAGGGAGGAACCGGAGGAGGACGAAAATGAGGacaaagaggacgaggaggaggaggaggaggaggtgggagaggaagaggagagggaggtccACCAAGAGATTCACAGTCCTTCCACATTGAGTCCACAAACTCAGGGATCTGAGGCTGAGATGTCACTCAGGGAAGAAAAAATCTGCACTCCTATgattgaggaggaggacgatgaagatgaaagagaggaagaggaggaggaggggctggggaaggacgtagaggaggtggtggaggaggaagaggaggaccgaGACTCTAGCAAAGCCTCTCCGACAACAGTGGTTATAGAAGTCcgctcagaggaggaggatgaccaggacgatgaagaggaggaagaggaagaggaagaggacgatgacgtggacgaggacgaggacgaggaggaggagtatgAAGGAGAGGAGCAGGATCGTGTCTCAGAGGGCTCAGGAATCACAGACGACTCAGAGAACTGGGATATGACTCGAGGGAACCTGGGGCTGCTGGAGCAGGCCATCGCCCTGAaggcggaggaggtgaaggggggGCAGGAGGCCGGGAGCTCCCCGGACTACCAACCATACAGCACTTCCAGCAAGGGCTCCGAGCCTGCTTCTCTAGCCCGCCGCACTGCTCACTACAGCAAAG agaagaaggaggtgaaGTGTCCAACCCCAGGGTGTGACGGGACAGGTCATGTGACTGGGCTGTACCCTCACCATCGCAGTCTATCTGGATGTCCACACAAAGACCGAATCCCTCCGGAAA TCCTGGCCATGCATGAGAACGTCTTGAAGTGTCCGACTCCTGGGTGCACAGGCCAAGGCCATGTCAACAGTAACCGCAACACACACCGCAG TCTGTCCGGCTGTCCCATCGCAGCAGCAACTAAGCTGAACAAGGGCCAAGACAAACAGGTTATTTTACAGGCTTCCCCCAGCGAACCCTCTTCCAACTCTGACAGAGTGCTCAG GCCCATGTGTTTTGTGAAACAGCTGGAGATCCCTCAGTACGGCAGCTACAGGCCCAACACAGTGACCACCACGCCGAGAGCTAACCTAGCCAAGGAGCTGGAGAAATACTCCAAGGTGTCTTTTGACTATGCAAGCTTTGATGTCCAGGTGTTTGGAAAGCGTATGCTCATTCCAAAGACACCCAGCAGCGCTGAAACATCACCCAAAGCCTTCAAAT CTAAATCATTCCCTAAGGCCTCCTCCCCCAGTCACAGTGTGTCAGGAGGCTTTTCTATGAGCGCCTCGTCCTCCAGTAGTTATGACTACAGCCAAGATGCTGAGGCAGCCCACATGGCAGCAACAGCCATCCTTAACCTGTCCACCCGCTGCTgggagagaccagagaccatCAGCACCAAGCCCAGGGAACCGTGCTCCAAG GAGTCGGACATTGAAGTGGATGAAAACGGCACCTTGGACCTCAGCATGAAGAAGACCAAGAGGGAGGGCGCGCAACCTCCAGagccttcgtcctcctcctcgtcatcctctCAACACATCGGAGCCACCCTGTCTCAGAGCCACACTCAGCCTGAGTGGGAGGGGCCGCTGGACTTCACCAAGTCCAGTGGAGTCAAAGAGGAAGACCATGAAGAG GTGGAATATACAGCTCCCTCATACACCTCCTCTGATGGTGAGGAAGgggaccaggagaatctggaggAAAGGAAGTACCCGGGTGAGGTCACCACCGGTAGCTTCAAGGTCAAGTTTCCGCCCAAAGAAAGCAAAAAGGAGATTCTTAT ATGTCCCACCCCAGGCTGTGATGGCAGTGGACACATTACTGGCAACTACGCATCACACCGAAG gtgtCCTACTCCAGGTTGTGATGGATCAGGCCACATCACAGGAAACTACGCCTCACACAGAAG TCTGTCCGGATGCCCTAGAGCCAAGAAAGGAGGGGTCAAATCAACCCCCACCAAGGACGACAAGGAAGACTCGGAGCTCTTGAG GTGTCCGGTTCCCGGCTGTGACAGTCTGGGCCACATCAGCGGGAAATACGCCACCCACCGCAGTGCCTACGGCTGCCCGCTGGCAGCCCGCCGGCAGAAGGAGGGTCTCCTGAACGGCACCCCCTTCTCCTGGAAGGCCTTCAAGACCGAGGGCCCAACTTGCCCGACGCCAGGCTGCGACGGCTCGGGCCACGCCAACGGCAGTTTCCTGACGCACCGCAG TCTCTCAGGTTGTCCCAGAGCGACAGCCAACAAGAAGAGAGCCAAATTTCCTGGAGACGAGTACATCACTGCAAAGTTCAGAGCCAGCGATG TTCTGGACAACGATGAGGACATCAAGCAGCTGAACAAGGAGATCAATGAGCTGAGCGAGTCCAACTCAGAGATGGAGGCGGACATGATGAATCTGCACACTCAG ATCTCTTCGATGGAGAATAACCTGAagagcatggaggaggagaacaaacatATCGAGGAGAGGAATGAGGCCTTATTCCTGGAGCTATCCGGCCTGAGTCAGGCCTTGATCCGCAGCTTGACCAACATCCGCCTGCCCGCCCTG gAGCCACCGTCAGAGCAGAACTTTGACAGCTATGTGGACACCCTGACTCACATGTTTACCAACAAAGACTGCTACCAGAACCCGGAGAACCGGGCTCTGCTCGAGTCCATCAACCAGGCGGTGAAGGGCATCGAGGTGtga